A portion of the Methanomassiliicoccus sp. genome contains these proteins:
- a CDS encoding DUF5615 family PIN-like protein: MRLLLDEQIIDYAELFRAKCWESISIDNIGMRRTKDEVIVYYAKENGYAIITSDRKMKRVANLLM; the protein is encoded by the coding sequence GTGAGACTTCTATTGGATGAGCAGATAATCGACTACGCTGAGCTTTTTCGGGCAAAATGTTGGGAATCCATCTCTATCGATAACATAGGGATGAGGAGAACGAAGGACGAGGTCATCGTGTATTACGCCAAGGAAAACGGCTATGCTATCATCACCAGTGATAGGAAGATGAAGAGGGTGGCGAACTTGCTGATGTGA